Proteins from one Ricinus communis isolate WT05 ecotype wild-type chromosome 9, ASM1957865v1, whole genome shotgun sequence genomic window:
- the LOC8258785 gene encoding LOW QUALITY PROTEIN: acetate--CoA ligase CCL3 (The sequence of the model RefSeq protein was modified relative to this genomic sequence to represent the inferred CDS: inserted 1 base in 1 codon): MVVKDIDELPKNAANYTALTPLLFLDRAATVHPSRVSLVHGSTHYTWLQTYKRCRRLASALTNHSVGFGSTVAIIAPNVPAMYEAHFGVPMAGAVVNCVNIRLNASTVAFLLGHSKSEVVMVDQEFFSLAEEALEILAKSESSFKPALLIVIADKSCDPKSLKHALGRGAIEYEKFLESGDPEFAWKQPEDEWQSIALGYTSGTTASPKGVVLSHRGAYLMSLSNPLIWGMNEGAVYLWTLPMFHCNGWCFTWSLAALCGTNICLRQVTAKAVYSAIANNGVSHFCGAPVVLNTIVNAPKEETILPLPRIVHVMTAGAAPPPSVLFAMSEKGFRVTHTYGLSETYGPSTVCAWKPEWDSQPPIVQARLNARQGVRYIGLEGLDVVDPKTMKPVPADGKTIGEIVMRGNIVMKGYLKNPKANEEAFANGWFHSGDLAVKHPDNYMEIKDRSKDIIISGGENISSLEVENXITHPAVYEASVVARPDEQWGESPCAFVTLKPGVNRSDERYLAEELIKFSRSKMPAYWVPKSVVFGPLPKTATGKIQKHVLRARAKEMGPVKKSKL; the protein is encoded by the exons ATGGTGGTCAAAGATATAGATGAGCTCCCAAAAAACGCAGCTAACTACACTGCGTTGACGCCACTTCTATTCCTGGACAGAGCAGCCACCGTTCATCCGAGCAGAGTATCACTTGTCCATGGATCCACGCACTACACTTGGTTACAGACTTACAAACGCTGCCGACGTTTGGCTTCTGCTCTAACCAATCACTCCGTTGGGTTTGGTAGCACG GTAGCAATAATTGCTCCAAATGTGCCTGCTATGTATGAAGCACACTTTGGAGTTCCAATGGCTGGAGCTGTGGTAAATTGTGTGAATATACGTCTAAATGCATCAACTGTTGCTTTCCTTTTAGGCCATTCCAAGTCTGAAGTTGTGATGGTGGACCAAGAATTCTTTTCGCTAGCAGAGGAAGCTTTGGAAATCTTGGCAAAGAGTGAATCCTCTTTTAAACCTGCACTATTGATTGTCATAGCTGATAAAAGCTGTGATCCCAAGTCACTAAAACATGCTTTAGGAAGAGGGGCCATTGAATATGAAAAGTTCCTGGAATCTGGTGATCCTGAGTTTGCTTGGAAACAACCAGAGGATGAGTGGCAGAGTATTGCTTTAGGTTATACTTCTGGTACAACAGCTAGCCCTAAAGGTGTGGTGCTGAGCCACCGAGGAGCGTATCTAATGTCCTTGAGTAATCCTCTAATCTGGGGAATGAATGAAGGTGCTGTATACTTATGGACTCTACCGATGTTCCATTGTAATGGTTGGTGTTTCACTTGGTCACTTGCAGCTCTTTGTGGGACAAACATATGTCTTCGACAG GTAACAGCTAAGGCAGTCTATTCAGCTATAGCAAACAATGGTGTTAGTCACTTTTGCGGTGCGCCTGTGGTTCTCAACACCATAGTGAATGCTCCAAAGGAGGAAACCATTCTTCCTCTACCCCGCATTGTACATGTAATGACTGCTGGCGCTGCCCCGCCCCCATCCGTTCTCTTTGCAATGTCGGAAAAAGGTTTCCGTGTAACACATACTTATGGTCTCTCAGAAACTTATGGCCCTTCCACAGTGTGTGCCTGGAAACCTGAATGGGACTCACAGCCCCCTATTGTCCAGGCACGCCTAAATGCTCGCCAAGGAGTCCGTTACATTGGCTTGGAAGGCCTAGATGTTGTTGACCCTAAAACTATGAAACCTGTCCCTGCAGATGGAAAGACCATTGGAGAAATAGTGATGAGGGGCAATATTGTGATGAAAGGCTACTTAAAGAACCCAAAAGCCAATGAAGAAGCTTTTGCAAACGGATGGTTTCATTCTGGGGATCTTGCTGTTAAGCATCCAGACAATTATATGGAGATTAAGGACAGATCAAAGGACATCATTATTTCTGGAGGAGAAAACATAAGTAGCCTAGAGGTGGAAA ATATTACGCACCCAGCAGTATACGAGGCATCGGTAGTGGCTAGGCCAGATGAGCAGTGGGGTGAGTCACCCTGTGCTTTTGTAACACTAAAGCCAGGAGTCAACAGATCTGATGAAAGATATTTAGCTGAAGAACTAATAAAGTTTTCCAGGTCAAAGATGCCTGCTTACTGGGTTCCAAAATCTGTAGTGTTTGGACCATTACCAAAGACGGCTACTGGGAAGATTCAGAAGCATGTGCTGAGGGCTAGGGCAAAAGAGATGGGACCTGTCAAGAAGAGTAAGCTATAA